AAGCGCGTCGTAGACAGCCGCGCTGTCGAGTTCGTCGGCGAGGTTGCGCCGGTAGCGTTTGAGTTCTTGGGGTGAGGCCATTGAAGGGCGATCGAAAGCAGGTCCGCCAAGCTTAACCTGGCGTCGCGTTCGATGCGGCGGCGCTGCGCGTTCTAGCGGCGCGGCTTCAGGTGCCGATAGACGGTGTTGCGCGCGAGCCCGAGTTCGCGCGCCGTGGCGGAGACGTTGCCGCGATGGCGCGCGAGCGCATCGTCGATCAGCGCGGCCTGCCAGTCGTGCAGACGCGTCGGCCGCGCGGCGGCAACCGTCGGCGGGGGCGTGCCGGTCCGTTGCACGGGCATCGAATTCGCGGCATCGCAATCGCGCAGCAGGTCGTCTGGCAGATGCTCGATGTCGATCGCGTCCGCGCCTTCGGCCATGATCGCGGCGGTCCGCAGCACGTTCGCGAGCTGCCGCAGGTTGCCCGGCCACCGGCAGCGTTCGAAGCAGGCGCGCACCGCGTCCGAGATCCGCGCGGGTGCGAGCGGCGTGTCGCGGCGCACGTCCGCGAGGACGCGCTCGACGAGCGTCGCGAGATCGGTGCGTTCGCAAAGCGGCGGCAGCGTGACCGAGAGGCCGTTGATCCGGTAATACAGGTCCTCGCGGAACGTGCCGTCGGCGATCATCGCGTGCAGGTCGCGGTGCGTCGCGCAGACGATCCGCAGATCGACCGGCACGGCGGTCGTCCCGCCGAGCGGCACGACCGCCCGTTCCTGAAGCACGCGCATCAGCCGCACCTGCTGCGCGAGCGGCATGTCGCCGATTTCGTCGAGGAACAGCGTGCCGCCGTGCGCCTGCGCGATCTTGCCCGTATTGCCGCGCCGCTTCGCGCCGGTGAACGCGCCGTCCTCGTAGCCGAACAGTTCCGCTTCGATCAGCGTGTCCGGCAGCGCCGCGCAGTTCAGCGCGACGAACGGCGCGTCGCGGCGCGGCGAGTCGTGATGCAGCGCCCGCGCGAGCCATTCCTTGCCGGTGCCGGTGCGGCCGAGCACGAGCACGGGGATGTCGCGGCCGCGCACTTTCGCGACGCGCTGGAGCACGGCGCTCATCCGCGCGTCGCCGGTGTCGAGGTCGGCGAGCGTGACTGGCGGCGCGCGGCGCGCAGCCGGCGCGGCGGGTGGCTCCTGCGTGGCGCTGCGCGCGCTCTGACCCGCGAGCGAAATCGTGGCGGCGGTCCGCAGCGGACCCGGCGTGCCGCGCGCGATCACGCGCACGCCGCTCGGCAGCGTGAGCGTCAGCGTCTCGCCGGGCGCATGCACGAGCCGTTGCAGCAGCGCCGGAAACGGCATCCCGAACAGCGACGCGAAGCGGCGTTGCTGGAGCGTCGCGAGCGGCTCGCCGAACTGGAACAGCGCGCTGCGGTTCGCGCACAGCAGCGCGCCGTCCGCCGCGAACGCGGCCAGCCCTTCGTACAGCGTGCCGATGAACTCGGCGCGCGCATGGAACTGCAGGCGGATGGCGTCGGCGAATTCGGTCGCGAACAGATGGTTCTCGATCATCTGCGCCGACATCCGCACGAGCGCAAGCGTGTGCTTGTGGAAGCCGCGCGAGTCGCCGCTCACGTCGAGCGCGCCGAGCGTGCGGCCGTACGGATCGGCGATCGGCGCGCACGAGCAGGTGAGGATGCGGTTCGCGTGCAGGAAGTGTTCGTCCGCGTGGACGGTGGTCGGCCGGCCGTCCACGAGCGCGGTGCCGATCGCGTTCGTGCCGCGATGGCTCTCGGCCCACGACACGCCCGGACGCAGCGCGACCCGCCGCGCCTTCTCGACGAAATCGCTGTCGCCGAGGCTGTGCAGGATCACGCCGTTGCGGTCGGTCAGCAGCACCATGCTCTGGGTGTCGACGATCTGCGCGTGCAGCGCCTCCAATACCGGCAGCGCCTCGCTGTACAGCGTGTGATTGCAGTCGATCAGGCCGCGCAGCTCGTTGTCGCGCAGCGGCTGGAAGTCGGGCGCTTCGGACGCGCGCAGCCCCAGTTCGCGCGACCGCGCGTGAGCCTGCGCGATCGCGTCCGTGCGGGCCGCCGATGCGGGCGGGACAGGACGTCGGGTCACTGCGTGTCTCCGGTTTGTTATCCGCATGTCGCGCTGTCGCGCCATGCCGGCGAGGTGATTCGATGCACCCGGCGGCGTGACCGCTGCATTGCAGCAGCGGGCGTGCATGCACGGTCATGGTAACAGGATCGGCACGGCGCACGGCCGGCGCTTCGACGTGCTTGTGTTTCGCCGTGCGAGGGGGATGATGGGCGACAGGCGTGTGTGTGTGCCGCGCCTCGACGGCGACGGGTCGTCTGCCGCCGCGCTGGGTCGTCGGGTGGGTGGAATCATGGTGCAAGGCGAATTGAGGATCGTGGTGGCGGCGCTCGC
The Paraburkholderia caballeronis genome window above contains:
- a CDS encoding sigma-54-dependent Fis family transcriptional regulator, with product MTRRPVPPASAARTDAIAQAHARSRELGLRASEAPDFQPLRDNELRGLIDCNHTLYSEALPVLEALHAQIVDTQSMVLLTDRNGVILHSLGDSDFVEKARRVALRPGVSWAESHRGTNAIGTALVDGRPTTVHADEHFLHANRILTCSCAPIADPYGRTLGALDVSGDSRGFHKHTLALVRMSAQMIENHLFATEFADAIRLQFHARAEFIGTLYEGLAAFAADGALLCANRSALFQFGEPLATLQQRRFASLFGMPFPALLQRLVHAPGETLTLTLPSGVRVIARGTPGPLRTAATISLAGQSARSATQEPPAAPAARRAPPVTLADLDTGDARMSAVLQRVAKVRGRDIPVLVLGRTGTGKEWLARALHHDSPRRDAPFVALNCAALPDTLIEAELFGYEDGAFTGAKRRGNTGKIAQAHGGTLFLDEIGDMPLAQQVRLMRVLQERAVVPLGGTTAVPVDLRIVCATHRDLHAMIADGTFREDLYYRINGLSVTLPPLCERTDLATLVERVLADVRRDTPLAPARISDAVRACFERCRWPGNLRQLANVLRTAAIMAEGADAIDIEHLPDDLLRDCDAANSMPVQRTGTPPPTVAAARPTRLHDWQAALIDDALARHRGNVSATARELGLARNTVYRHLKPRR
- a CDS encoding DUF2964 family protein, whose translation is MTAALQQRACMHGHGNRIGTAHGRRFDVLVFRRARGMMGDRRVCVPRLDGDGSSAAALGRRVGGIMVQGELRIVVAALATFVALAGMAISVHGLLYGENDVMLSGAIAVGVGVAACVAMLTLHPKDVESHRHRES